A single Brassica rapa cultivar Chiifu-401-42 chromosome A04, CAAS_Brap_v3.01, whole genome shotgun sequence DNA region contains:
- the LOC103862994 gene encoding beta-galactosidase 11 produces MDTSHCHYQGYILLLVLLYSSMFDVASNIDISSDARGSKTDSNPKQYVNCGNYEVKRRQMTVSCSKSAEYIITKINFADYGNPTGCSEDHKVSRHGNCGAPDTLRIVKKNCLGKQKCELYVSDEMFGPSHCKKDIKLIVVFTCTKA; encoded by the exons ATGGATACTTCACATTGCCATTATCAAGGCTACATCCTTCTTCTAGTTCTACTTTATTCATCTATGTTTGATGTAGCTTCAAATATAGACATTTCCAGTGATGCAAGAGGCAGCAAAACCGATAGTAACCCGAAACAATATGTGAACTGTGGAAATTATGAAGTTAAAAGGAGACAGATGACTGTTTCTTGTTCCAAATCAGCTGAATATATTATTACAAAGATCAATTTCGCTGATTATGGCAATCCTACCGGTTGTAGTGAGGATCATAAAGTTAGTAGACATGGCAATTGCGGCGCACCAGATACCTTGAGAATCGTCAAAAAG AATTGTCTTGGAAAACAAAAGTGCGAGCTTTACGTTTCAGATGAGATGTTTGGTCCGAGTCACTGCAAGAAGGATATTAAGCTCATTGTTGTATTCACATGCACAAAAgcttag